A single Marinobacter sp. es.042 DNA region contains:
- a CDS encoding type II toxin-antitoxin system ParD family antitoxin — protein MQKNTSITLGQHFDAFIAEQLKNGRYRTTSEVVRAALRLLEESETRLTTLRKLLKEGEDSGFEDYSYNSFIRELDNKGR, from the coding sequence ATGCAAAAGAACACCAGCATCACTTTAGGCCAACATTTTGATGCGTTCATTGCAGAACAGCTCAAAAATGGCCGATACAGAACAACCAGCGAGGTCGTTCGTGCCGCATTGCGCCTGCTTGAAGAGTCTGAAACCCGCCTGACTACACTTCGTAAATTGCTTAAGGAAGGCGAGGACAGTGGTTTCGAAGACTACTCCTATAACTCGTTTATTCGTGAACTGGACAACAAAGGGCGCTGA
- a CDS encoding type II toxin-antitoxin system RelE/ParE family toxin — translation MPSFKLSRKAKADLKSIALYTERERGRDQRNHYVLQFDQCFHLLADNPNLGHACDEINPGYRHYPQGSHIIFYRLATEGIVEIIRTLHERMLPEGHLL, via the coding sequence ATGCCAAGTTTCAAGCTTTCCAGGAAGGCCAAAGCTGACCTCAAATCTATTGCCCTATACACGGAGCGTGAACGGGGTCGAGATCAACGAAACCACTATGTTCTCCAGTTCGATCAATGCTTCCACCTTCTGGCTGACAATCCGAATTTGGGGCACGCTTGCGATGAGATAAATCCAGGCTACCGACATTACCCTCAGGGGAGCCACATTATATTTTATCGGCTAGCCACCGAGGGTATTGTTGAAATTATCCGCACCCTACACGAACGCATGTTGCCTGAGGGGCATCTGCTTTAG
- a CDS encoding type II toxin-antitoxin system RelE/ParE family toxin — protein sequence MKLVYTDEAIEDLKRLREFIAAHNPSAASRIAAGLVSKIELLPDFPKMGTPVEMAPVPDSIRDMVFGKYVVRYSVHLSAIIILRVWHELEGER from the coding sequence TTGAAACTAGTTTACACGGACGAAGCCATTGAAGACTTAAAGCGCCTTAGGGAATTTATAGCAGCCCACAATCCCTCTGCGGCCTCCAGGATAGCGGCCGGGCTGGTTAGCAAAATCGAACTGCTACCAGACTTTCCAAAGATGGGAACACCGGTTGAAATGGCGCCGGTTCCCGATTCCATCCGCGATATGGTTTTCGGCAAGTACGTTGTCCGCTACTCAGTACATTTGAGTGCCATTATCATTCTTCGGGTATGGCATGAACTGGAAGGTGAACGATAG
- a CDS encoding CopG family ribbon-helix-helix protein, which yields MSVTTVRLQAEVEQHLEAIAGRLHRSKGWVINQALSEYIEKQQREHERWQQTLEAMESAAQGKVVDANEVHSWLSSWGTENEQDAPRSGN from the coding sequence ATGAGTGTCACTACAGTTCGCCTTCAGGCAGAGGTTGAGCAGCATCTGGAAGCAATTGCCGGCAGGCTTCACCGAAGTAAAGGCTGGGTGATTAACCAGGCGCTTTCGGAGTACATCGAAAAACAACAGCGTGAGCATGAGCGTTGGCAGCAAACGCTTGAGGCAATGGAGTCGGCGGCCCAAGGAAAGGTAGTCGATGCTAACGAGGTCCATAGCTGGCTTAGTAGCTGGGGAACCGAAAACGAGCAGGATGCGCCGAGGTCAGGTAATTGA
- a CDS encoding NIPSNAP family protein yields the protein MVTCYLKYVIDPYKAAEFERYSKMWIPLVQKLGGQHHGYFLPSEGANNIAIALFTFESLAAYEKYREASFQNSDCQAAFKYAEETRCVLSCERSFMRPVFE from the coding sequence GTGGTTACCTGCTATCTAAAGTACGTGATAGATCCCTACAAAGCCGCCGAGTTCGAGCGCTACTCGAAAATGTGGATACCTTTGGTCCAGAAATTGGGCGGTCAGCACCATGGGTATTTCTTGCCTTCCGAGGGTGCTAACAACATTGCCATCGCACTATTCACTTTCGAGTCTCTTGCAGCCTATGAAAAATACCGTGAGGCTTCGTTCCAGAACTCAGATTGTCAGGCCGCATTCAAATACGCCGAAGAAACTCGTTGTGTACTAAGCTGTGAGCGCAGTTTTATGAGGCCGGTCTTTGAGTGA
- a CDS encoding IS1182 family transposase, translating into MPRFKHYNYDQDAMVVINYQEQLQPGTFEHAVHYLIEHKLDLSVFHPKYRNEDTGRLAYDPAILLKIILFAYSKGITSSREMQWCCKTNIIFKALSCDTVPHFTTLAKFVSSHSDEIEELFEQVLLVCHDQGLLGNELFAIDGCKMPSNAAKEWSGTFKELEEKRAKLRRLVSHHLKAHYERDEAETEAELDRDIRRAKTILSLDEAAKKVDRFLKTNRPRMGRGKRNKEVKSNLTDNESAKMTTSKGTIQGYNGGATVDRKHQVIIDAQAFGEGQEHHTLQPVLESVEARFRKLGIADSIYQQGTTVTADTGFANEANMKYLHERQINGYVPDNKFRSRDPRFQNQKDKYGKRHQNQPVTDWKEIIPASEFQFDPVNLTCICPAGESLKYHGTRADQNGQSRAYFQGRLLQCRHCPKKHQCMQNPNAANHRKGKGRQVSFTIEHKRLPNYTDWMKHRVDSPQGKEIYSHRMSVVEPVFGNIGTNKGLNRFSLRGKKKVQGQWQLYCLVHNIEKLANYGRMAA; encoded by the coding sequence ATGCCCCGCTTCAAGCATTACAACTACGACCAGGATGCCATGGTCGTGATCAACTACCAGGAACAGCTTCAACCCGGCACCTTTGAACACGCGGTGCACTACCTGATCGAACACAAGCTGGACCTGTCAGTTTTCCATCCCAAATACCGCAATGAAGACACTGGCCGGCTGGCCTACGATCCGGCCATCCTGCTCAAGATCATCCTGTTCGCCTACTCCAAGGGCATCACCTCCAGCCGCGAGATGCAGTGGTGCTGCAAGACCAACATCATCTTCAAGGCCCTTTCCTGCGATACGGTTCCGCATTTCACCACCCTGGCCAAGTTCGTCAGCAGTCACTCGGATGAAATCGAAGAGCTGTTCGAGCAGGTGCTGCTGGTGTGCCACGACCAGGGCCTGCTGGGTAACGAACTCTTCGCCATCGACGGCTGCAAGATGCCCTCGAACGCGGCCAAGGAATGGTCTGGCACCTTCAAAGAGCTGGAAGAGAAACGTGCCAAGTTGCGACGGCTGGTTAGCCATCACCTCAAAGCCCATTACGAGCGGGACGAGGCAGAGACCGAAGCCGAACTGGATCGTGACATCCGACGAGCGAAAACCATCCTGTCTCTGGATGAAGCGGCAAAGAAAGTCGACCGCTTCCTAAAGACGAACCGCCCAAGGATGGGCCGGGGGAAGCGGAACAAGGAAGTGAAGAGCAACCTCACCGATAACGAAAGTGCCAAGATGACCACCAGTAAGGGCACAATCCAGGGCTATAACGGCGGGGCCACGGTGGACAGAAAACACCAGGTCATCATCGATGCCCAGGCCTTTGGCGAAGGCCAGGAACACCACACCCTGCAACCGGTACTGGAGAGCGTGGAAGCTCGCTTCAGGAAGCTGGGTATCGCTGACAGTATCTACCAGCAAGGCACCACCGTTACCGCCGATACCGGCTTCGCCAACGAAGCCAATATGAAGTACCTGCACGAACGGCAGATCAACGGCTACGTGCCCGACAACAAATTCCGCAGTCGCGACCCGAGGTTCCAGAACCAGAAAGACAAATACGGCAAACGCCATCAGAACCAGCCGGTCACGGACTGGAAGGAGATCATCCCGGCCAGTGAATTCCAGTTCGATCCTGTGAACCTGACCTGCATTTGCCCGGCGGGCGAAAGCCTCAAGTACCACGGTACCCGGGCAGACCAGAACGGCCAAAGCCGAGCCTATTTCCAGGGCCGTTTACTGCAATGCCGTCACTGCCCGAAGAAGCACCAGTGCATGCAGAATCCGAACGCCGCTAATCATCGGAAAGGCAAGGGCCGACAAGTGTCGTTCACTATCGAGCACAAACGCCTGCCCAACTACACCGACTGGATGAAACACCGGGTGGATAGCCCGCAGGGTAAAGAGATCTACAGCCACCGTATGTCGGTGGTAGAACCAGTGTTCGGCAACATCGGCACGAACAAGGGTCTTAACCGCTTCAGTTTGCGGGGCAAGAAGAAGGTGCAGGGCCAGTGGCAGCTATACTGCCTGGTGCACAATATTGAGAAGCTGGCGAATTACGGGCGGATGGCGGCGTAA